A part of Kryptolebias marmoratus isolate JLee-2015 linkage group LG8, ASM164957v2, whole genome shotgun sequence genomic DNA contains:
- the cs gene encoding citrate synthase, mitochondrial: MSFLTVSRLAPKLLNSKNATLLFVAARNASAATTNLKDILADLIPKEQTRIKNFKQQYGKTNIGQISVDMVYGGMRGMKGLVYETSVLDPEEGIRFRGYSIPECQKLLPKAPGGEEPLPEGLFWLLITGQIPTEEQVNWVSKEWAKRAALPSHVVTMLDNFPTNLHPMSQFSAAITALNSESSFARAYSEGVHKSKYWEFVYEDSMDLIAKLPCIAAKIYRNLYREGSSIGAIDSNLDWSHNFTNMLGYSEPQFTELMRLYLTIHSDHEGGNVSAHTSHLVGSALSDPYLSFSAAMNGLAGPLHGLANQEVLVWLTALQKELGGEVSDERMRDYIWNTLKSGRVVPGYGHAVLRKTDPRYTCQREFALKHLPSDPMFKLVAQLYKIVPNVLLEQGKAKNPWPNVDAHSGVLLQYYGMTEMNYYTVLFGVSRALGVLAQLVWSRALGFPLERPKSMSTDGLMTLVGAKSG, encoded by the exons AATGCCACTCTCCTATTTGTGGCTGCTAGAAATGCCAGCGCAGCAACAACA AACCTGAAGGACATTTTGGCAGATCTTATTCCGAAAGAACAGACCAGGatcaaaaactttaaacaacagTATGGCAAAACCAACATAGGTCAGATTTCTGTTGATATG GTCTACGGAGGTATGAGAGGGATGAAGGGTCTGGTATATGAAACCTCAGTGCTGGATCCTGAGGAG GGGATCCGCTTCAGGGGCTACAGCATTCCCGAGTGTCAGAAGTTGCTTCCTAAAGCTCCAGGAGGTGAGGAGCCTCTGCCTGAAGGCCTCTTCTGGCTTCTGATCACTGGACAAATCCCAACTGAAGAGCAG GTAAACTGGGTGTCCAAAGAGTGGGCGAAGAGAGCAGCACTCCCCTCTCACGTCGTCACCATGTTGGATAATTTCCCCACAAACCTGCACCCCATGTCTCAGTTCAGCGCTGCCATCACAGCTCTGAACAGCGAGAGCAGCTTTGCCCGGGCCTACTCTGAGGGAGTCCACAAGTCTAAGTACTGGGAG tttgtctaTGAAGACTCCATGGACTTGATCGCCAAGTTGCCCTGCATTGCTGCTAAGATTTACCGCAACTTGTACCGCGAGGGCAGCAGCATTGGAGCCATCGACTCCAACCTGGACTGGTCCCACAACTTCACCAACATGCTGGGCTACAGCGAGCCTCAGTTCACTGAGCTAATGAGACTCTACCTCACCATCCACAG TGATCATGAAGGAGGCAACGTGAGTGCCCACACCAGTCACCTCGTGGGGAGCGCCCTGTCTGACCCCTACTTGTCCTTCAGCGCCGCCATGAACGGTCTGGCCGGTCCGCTGCACGGCCTGGCCAATCAG GAAGTGCTGGTGTGGCTGACTGCCCTGCAGAAGGAGCTGGGAGGAGAGGTGTCCGATGAAAGGATGAGGGATTATATCTGGAACACGCTGAAGTCTGGGAGG GTGGTTCCAGGCTACGGCCACGCTGTCCTGAGGAAGACTGACCCACGTTACACCTGCCAGCGCGAGTTTGCCCTGAAGCATCTGCCCAGCGACCCCATGTTTAAGTTGGTTGCCCAGCTTTACAAGATTGTGCCCAACGTGCTCCTGGAGCAGGGTAAGGCCAAGAACCCCTGGCCCAACGTGGACGCCCACAGCGGCgtgctgctgcag TACTACGGGATGACCGAGATGAACTACTACACCGTCCTCTTCGGTGTGTCCCGCGCTCTGGGCGTGCTCGCCCAGCTGGTGTGGAGCAGAGCCCTGGGCTTCCCGCTGGAGCGCCCCAAATCCATGAGCACGGATGGACTGATGACTCTGGTCGGAGCCAAGTCGGGCTGA